GCCGGTCTCGTCCAGCAGCTCGTGGACCTCGGCGACGAAGATCTCGGCGATCGCGTGAATGATCTTGTGCTTGCGGTCCTGGAGCGCCGGGGACGCGGCGAACTCCCAGGCCATGACATGGCCGCGGCGGGGATCCTCGGCGAGGAAGTCGAAGACGGCCGACACCGCCGCCCGGGTGCGGGGCGGCATGTGCCGCGGGGCCTCGCGGGCCGCCGCCTGGATCGCCGCCATTCCCCTGGCGGCCTGCTCGTCGACGACGGCCACCAGCAGGCCGGTCACGTCGGGGAAGCTCTCGTAGAAGTACCGGTCGTTGAGCCCGGCGTGCGCGGACACGCCGCGGACGGTCACGCTCCGCCAGCCCGCGGTGCCGAGCAGGTCCCAGGCCGCCTCCATGAGCGCGGCGCGCCGCTGCGCCCGGCGCTCGGCCGCGGGCACGCCCTTGTACGGGCGTGCGGCGTACGGGCGCGCGGCCCGTCCCTGCTCGCTCATGGTTCCGATTGTGCCCCAGTCCTTGACACCTCCGGCCAAAGTTGGTGATAGTGAACACCAGATTTTCTGGTGTCACCTGTCACCAGAATCAGCCCGGCAGAGACGGAGGTGGCGACCGTGGCCCGAGCAGCGGCCGAGCCGGCCCCGACCGACCTGAGCGACCTGCGATTCTGGGCGAGGCC
The sequence above is drawn from the Actinomadura hallensis genome and encodes:
- a CDS encoding TetR/AcrR family transcriptional regulator, translating into MSEQGRAARPYAARPYKGVPAAERRAQRRAALMEAAWDLLGTAGWRSVTVRGVSAHAGLNDRYFYESFPDVTGLLVAVVDEQAARGMAAIQAAAREAPRHMPPRTRAAVSAVFDFLAEDPRRGHVMAWEFAASPALQDRKHKIIHAIAEIFVAEVHELLDETGLPERDLRLTALTITAGLWETVASWLRGDVVTSRDHLIDYIVALLMATTALPPALNDQLSRGASGESAPALQGK